The Prinia subflava isolate CZ2003 ecotype Zambia chromosome 21, Cam_Psub_1.2, whole genome shotgun sequence genome window below encodes:
- the TMEM51 gene encoding transmembrane protein 51, protein MAQSRPNGSHYALTAIGLGMLVLGIIMAVWNLVPGFGPPGKPGGNSSRPDRGSGGALRSKTFSVAYVLVGAGLLLLLLSLCLSVRDKKRQGQELAAAHVQRQAAAEPSQQEDSQEEDEDVSSQYYVPSYEEVMNTGYSEPRDSDRSTRLSVSLPSYESLAGLEEGGAAPGAAGVEPGAERPPSRHSSRLSKRLKPLKVRRIKSEKLHLKDIRLNLAQSNSSVPVTIEPLTPPPKYEEIQEKMPVSQQMP, encoded by the exons ATGGCGCAGTCCCGGCCCAACGGCTCCCACTACGCCCTGACGGCCATCGGGCTGGGCATGCTGGTGCTGGGCATCATCATGGCCGTGTGGAACCTGGTGCCCGGCTTCGGCCCGCCCGGCAAGCCCGGCGGCAACAGCAGCCGGCCGGACCGTGGCTCCGGCGGCGCGCTCCGGAGCAAGACCTTCTCGGTGGCCTACGTGCTGGTGGGCgccgggctgctgctgctgctgctctcgcTCTGCCTCAGCGTGCGCGACAAGAagaggcagggccaggagctggcgGCGGCCCACGTGCAGCGCCAGGCGGCGGCGGAGCCCTCGCAGCAGGAGGACAG TCAAGAAGAGGACGAAGACGTCTCTTCCCAGTACTACGTGCCCAGCTACGAGGAGGTGATGAACACGGGCTACTCTGAGCCCAGAGACTCGGACAGGAGCACCAGGCTCAGCGTGTCCCTGCCCTCCTACGAGTCCCTGgcggggctggaggagggcgGCGCGGcgccgggcgcggcgggcgTGGAGCCGGGCGCGGAGAGGCCGCCCAGCCGGCACAGCTCCCGCCTCAGCAAGCGCCTCAAGCCCCTCAAGGTGCGCAGGATCAAGTCCGAGAAGCTGCACCTCAAGGACATCAGGCTCAACCTGGCGCAGAGCAACAGCAGCGTCCCCGTGACGATAGAGCCTCTCACCCCTCCGCCCAAGTATGAGGAGATCCAGGAGAAAATGCCAGTGAGCCAGcaaatgccttaa